Proteins encoded by one window of Sorex araneus isolate mSorAra2 chromosome 3, mSorAra2.pri, whole genome shotgun sequence:
- the LOC101539667 gene encoding LOW QUALITY PROTEIN: polyunsaturated fatty acid lipoxygenase ALOX15B (The sequence of the model RefSeq protein was modified relative to this genomic sequence to represent the inferred CDS: inserted 2 bases in 2 codons), with protein MRLPLCLDTENLEQLDLNLRFPATKEANQNFHLFIPSALKLKGLLDSKRPWRSLDEIQHSFVFPRSPVSEYMFEHWQGGTFFASQFLNGPTPVLIYHCLPMNFPVTXAMVIPMLGPGTVLQGELERGFLYLVDHTILSGLHPNXINGIPQFVAAPLTLLHQCPGGPLLSLPIQLADHEVQDLAHDYYQDNWLQIWAAIKSFVSNIVDICYPDDRAVREDLELQAWLMEIFQEDFLGCHSSEVPSALDSCVGLTEYLTVVIFNCSAQHAALNNS; from the exons ATGA GACTACCCCTCTGTTTGGATACTGAAAATCTCGAGCAGCTGGATCTCAACCTGCGCTTCCCAGCCACCAAAGAAGCCAATCAGAACTTCCACCTCTTCATCCC CAGTGCCCTGAAGCTGAAGGGGCTGCTGGACAGCAAGCGGCCCTGGAGAAGCCTGGACGAGATCCAACACAGCTTTGTCTTTCCCAGATCGCCTGTGTCAG AGTACATgtttgagcactggcaggggggCACCTTCTTTGCTTCCCAGTTTCTAAATGGCCCCACCCCTGTCCTGATCTACCACTGCCTCCCAATGAACTTTCCAGTCA ATGCCATGGTGATCCCCATGCTAGGCCCAGGGACAGTTCTTCAGGGGGAGCTAGAG AGGGGTTTCCTGTACCTGGTGGACCACACCATCCTGTCTGGTCTCCACCCCA TCATTAATGGGATACCCCAGTTTGTGGCTGCCCCTCTTACTCTGCTGCACCAGTGCCCTGGTGGCCCCCTGCTGTCCCTCCCCATCCAG CTGGCCGACCACGAGGTGCAGGACCTCGCCCACGACTACTACCAAGACAACTGGCTCCAGATCTGGGCCGCCATCAAGAG CTTCGTGTCCAACATTGTTGACATCTGTTATCCTGACGACAGGGCTGTGCGCGAGGACTTGGAGCTGCAAGCATGGCTCATGGAGATCTTCCAGGAGGATTTTCTAGGCTGCCACAGTTCAG AGGTCCCTTCTGCCCTGGACAGCTGTGTGGGCCTTACTGAATATCTCACCGTGGTCATCTTCAACTGCTCGGCCCAGCACGCTGCCCTCAACAACAGCTAG
- the LOC101555717 gene encoding arachidonate 12-lipoxygenase, 12R-type: MATYKVKVATGTDFMSGTMDSISLTIVGTQGQSHKQLLNHFGRDFATGAVDEYTVQCQQDLGELIIIRLHKERYSFFPKNSWYCNYVQICAPNGRIYHFPAYQWMDGYETLALREATGKTPAEDTLPILQEHRQEEIRAKQDLYHWRVFVPGLPNYVHIPSYRPPVRRNPNRPEWNGYIPGFPILINIKATKFLNSNLRFSFIKTASFFFRLGPKSLSFKVRGLIDKKQSWKRLKDIKKIFPATKTVISEYVAEHWAEDSFFGYQYLNGINPGLLRRCTRIPDKFPVTDDMVGPLLGEGTCLQAELEKGNIYLADYQILEGIPTVELSGQKQHHCAPLCLLHFCPEGKLMPIAIQLSQTPGPDCPIFLPSDSEWDWLLAKTWVRYAEFYCHEAISHLLETHLMAEAFCLAILRQLPMCHPLYKLLIPHTRYTIQINSIGRALLLNEGGLSARGMSLGLEGFAEVMVRALSEITYDSLYLPNDFVERGVQDLPGYYYRDDCLAVWDALERYVTEIITYYYPCDAAVEADSELQSWVQEIFKECLLGRESSGFPTCLRTVPELIRYVTIVIYTCSAKHAAVNTGQLEYTSWMPNFPSSMRNPPMQAKGLTTLETFMDTLPDVKTTCIILLVLWTLSREPDDKRPLGHFPDIHFVEEVPRRSMETLRQRLMLISQNIRQRNKCLPIPYYYLDPVLIENSISI; the protein is encoded by the exons ATGGCCACCTACAAAGTCAAGGTGGCCACAGGTACCGACTTCATGTCAGGAACGATGGACTCCATCTCACTGACCATCGTGGGCACCCAAGGACAGAGCCACAAGCAGCTGCTGAACCACTTTGGAAGGGACTTTGCCACTGGGGCG GTGGATGAGTACACCGTCCAGTGCCAGCAGGACCTGGGGGAGCTCATCATCATCCGCCTGCACAAGGAGCGCTACTCCTTCTTTCCCAAGAACTCGTGGTACTGCAACTACGTGCAGATCTGTGCACCCAATGGCCGCATCTACCACTTTCCCGCCTACCAGTGGATGGACGGCTATGAGACGCTGGCACTCCGGGAGGCCACAG GAAAGACGCCAGCAGAGGACACACTCCCGATCCTTCAGGAGCATCGTCAGGAGGAGATCAGAGCCAAGCAGGATTTATACCA CTGGAGGGTCTTCGTTCCTGGCCTGCCCAACTATGTGCACATCCCGAGTTACCGCCCTCCAGTCCGGAGAAACCCCAACCGGCCGGA GTGGAATGGCTACATCCCGGGGTTTCCGATTCTCATCAACATTAAGGCCACCAAGTTCCTGAACTCGAACCTCCGCTTCTCCTTCATCAAGACGGCCTCGTTCTTCTTCCGGCTGGGGCCCAA GTCCTTGTCCTTTAAAGTGCGCGGCCTGATAGATAAGAAGCAGTCGTGGAAGAGACTGAAGGACATTAAGAAAATTTTCCCTGCCACTAAGACGGTCATCTCCG AGTACGTGGCCGAGCACTGGGCAGAGGACAGCTTTTTTGGCTACCAGTACCTCAATGGCATCAACCCGGGCTTGCTCCGCCGCTGCACCCGGATCCCAGACAAGTTCCCCGTGACAGATGACATGGTGGGCCCTTTACTGGGTGAGGGGACGTGCCTGCAAGCAGAGCTAGAG AAGGGGAACATTTACCTGGCTGATTACCAGATCCTGGAGGGTATCCCCACCGTGGAGCTCAGCGGCCAGAAGCAGCACCACTGTGCCCCCCTCTGCCTGCTGCACTTCTGTCCAGAAGGGAAATTGATGCCCATCGCCATCCAG CTAAGTCAGACCCCAGGGCCTGATTGCCCCATTTTCCTGCCCAGTGACTCTGAGTGGGACTGGCTGCTGGCCAAGACTTGGGTGCGCTATGCGGAGTTCTACTGCCATGAGGCCATCTCCCACCTGCTGGAGACGCACCTCATGGCTGAGGCCTTTTGTCTGGCTATCTTGAGGCAGCTTCCCATGTGCCACCCCCTCTACAAG CTCCTCATCCCCCACACGAGATACACCATTCAGATCAACAGCATTGGGCGGGCGCTCCTACTCAACGAGGGGGGCCTCTCTGCCAGG GGCATGTCCCTGGGCCTGGAGGGCTTCGCTGAGGTGATGGTTCGGGCTCTGTCAGAGATCACCTACGACAGTCTCTACCTCCCCAATGACTTTGTGGAGCGCGGGGTTCAGGACCTGCCAGGATATTATTATCGCGATGACTGCCTGGCAGTGTGGGATGCCCTGGAGAG ATATGTGACTGAGATCATCACCTACTATTACCCGTGTGATGCAGCCGTGGAGGCTGACTCGGAACTGCAGTCTTGGGTGCAGGAGATATTCAAGGAGTGCCTGCTGGGACGGGAGAGCTCAG GCTTCCCCACCTGCTTGCGGACGGTGCCCGAGCTGATCCGATACGTCACCATTGTCATCTACACCTGCTCTGCCAAGCATGCAGCTGTCAACACAGGGCAG CTAGAATATACCTCATGGATGCCCAATTTCCCGTCCTCCATGCGGAACCCACCAATGCAGGCCAAGGGGCTGACTACGCTAGAGACGTTTATGGACACTCTGCCAGATGTGAAGACCACGTGCATcatcctgctggtgctctggacGCTCAGCCGTGAGCCCGACGACAAG CGGCCGCTGGGCCACTTCCCCGACATCCACTTTGTGGAGGAGGTTCCGCGGAGGAGCATGGAGACCCTCCGCCAGCGCCTGATGCTCATCTCCCAGAACATCCGCCAGCGAAACAAGTGCCTGCCCATCCCCTACTACTACCTGGACCCGGTGCTCATCGAGAACAGCATTTCCATTTAG